Proteins encoded together in one Dermacentor variabilis isolate Ectoservices chromosome 2, ASM5094787v1, whole genome shotgun sequence window:
- the ND-MWFE gene encoding NADH dehydrogenase (ubiquinone) MWFE subunit has product MWYEILPSMGIIVALMTIPNLTAKPISWLFDGKPYRRVLHDYRYREDAMRDERLSGHIYTTIGLEGIPDEDEKK; this is encoded by the exons ATGTGGTACGAAATACTGCCCTCCATGGGTATCATCGTCGCTCTGATGACAATTCCAAATCTGACCGCTAAGCCAATATCGTGGCTTTTCGACGGCAAG CCTTACAGGCGGGTCCTGCATGATTACAGATATCGGGAGGATGCCATGCGGGACGAGCGGCTGAGTGGGCATATATACACGACCATC ggCCTTGAAGGAATCCCTGATGAGGATGAGAAGAAATGA